A genomic segment from Actinoplanes sichuanensis encodes:
- a CDS encoding STAS domain-containing protein produces MTTELNLTTSPGPDGGVVLTACGEIDMSNAETFADALIQAVAGAAGARLIVDITAVQYLDSAGLAALFAQADHIELRTGPLLAPLLEISGLTDLTTVHRV; encoded by the coding sequence ATGACCACCGAGCTCAACCTCACGACGAGTCCCGGCCCGGACGGTGGCGTCGTCCTCACCGCCTGCGGCGAGATCGACATGAGTAACGCCGAAACCTTCGCCGACGCGCTGATCCAGGCGGTCGCCGGCGCGGCCGGCGCCCGCCTGATCGTCGACATCACCGCGGTCCAATACCTGGACAGCGCGGGTCTCGCGGCGCTTTTCGCCCAGGCCGATCACATCGAGTTGCGTACGGGACCCCTGCTCGCACCGCTGCTGGAGATCTCCGGCCTGACCGACCTGACCACGGTCCACCGCGTCTGA
- a CDS encoding serine/threonine protein kinase, with protein sequence MSMPLRPGDPVALGRYELVGRLGEGGMGTVFLGRDPDGRPVAIKMVRPEFANESEFRGRFRSEVARAKQVPPFSTAEVLDADPDHEPPYLVVEFVDGPSLADEVKAKGPLSGSALHGVAVGIATALTAIHGAGVIHRDLKPGNVLFARGGIKVIDFGIAQAFEATSQHTRTDQVVGTVTYMAPERFDPVDGRPVTAAADIFAWGAVVAYAATGRTPFAGESASATAMRILTQAPNLTGLPESLRGPVSRALAKHPDDRPTARELLDLLLPGQSARPPADDTIMLPTVAPASPAAPIQPFGPRPAATPMSPAAPAAPMSPAAPAWHAAPQVPTATSQVYPAAAPARPRRRRTLAVVTTAVAVLLATTVGVLIRYNGLSIPDHSAGGPGETPASASASGEAPTSASPKPGRTPSAEERLVAIKAGKNKALIHIAEIDHDLALDGPFSEVEAGDGTGSRSEFVLIPMGVDYLIRALYAPDEEEVCVGVRLLADASAKLVATECATGVGTLFELIPTKLKDDKNRPRFHLYNDAYGFVQWDQDANEGTGGFFVEQVGDAPPLTTFSLVDRGPLPSPAPS encoded by the coding sequence ATGAGCATGCCGCTGCGTCCGGGAGACCCGGTCGCCCTCGGCCGGTACGAGCTGGTCGGCCGGCTCGGCGAAGGCGGCATGGGGACGGTGTTCCTGGGCCGCGACCCGGACGGACGGCCGGTGGCGATAAAGATGGTCCGGCCCGAGTTCGCGAACGAGAGCGAGTTCCGGGGTCGGTTCCGTAGTGAGGTCGCCCGGGCCAAGCAGGTGCCCCCGTTCTCGACCGCCGAGGTCCTCGACGCGGATCCCGATCACGAGCCGCCCTACCTGGTCGTCGAGTTCGTGGACGGGCCCAGCCTGGCCGACGAGGTCAAGGCGAAGGGCCCGCTGTCCGGCTCCGCCCTGCACGGGGTGGCGGTCGGTATCGCCACCGCGCTCACCGCCATCCACGGGGCCGGCGTGATCCACCGCGACCTCAAACCGGGCAACGTGCTGTTCGCCCGGGGCGGCATCAAGGTGATCGACTTCGGCATCGCCCAGGCCTTCGAGGCGACCAGCCAGCACACCCGCACCGACCAGGTGGTGGGCACGGTCACGTACATGGCGCCGGAACGTTTCGACCCGGTCGACGGACGGCCGGTCACCGCCGCGGCCGACATCTTCGCGTGGGGCGCCGTCGTCGCCTACGCCGCCACCGGGCGCACCCCGTTCGCCGGCGAGTCCGCGTCGGCCACCGCGATGCGCATCCTCACCCAGGCACCGAACCTCACCGGCCTGCCCGAGTCGTTGCGCGGACCGGTGTCCCGGGCGCTCGCCAAGCACCCGGACGACCGGCCCACCGCCCGTGAGCTGCTGGATCTCCTGCTGCCCGGGCAGTCCGCGCGGCCACCGGCCGACGACACGATCATGCTGCCGACCGTGGCACCCGCATCGCCCGCGGCCCCGATTCAGCCGTTCGGCCCCCGGCCGGCGGCCACGCCGATGTCTCCGGCCGCCCCGGCCGCACCGATGTCTCCGGCCGCACCGGCGTGGCACGCCGCCCCTCAAGTGCCGACGGCGACGTCCCAGGTCTACCCGGCGGCCGCACCGGCCCGGCCGCGCCGACGGCGTACCCTCGCGGTCGTCACCACCGCGGTCGCCGTGCTGCTCGCCACCACCGTGGGTGTCCTGATCAGGTACAACGGCCTGTCCATTCCCGACCATTCGGCAGGCGGTCCGGGGGAGACGCCCGCGTCGGCGTCGGCGTCCGGGGAAGCCCCCACGTCGGCCTCGCCGAAGCCGGGCCGCACCCCGTCCGCCGAGGAGCGGCTGGTGGCCATCAAGGCCGGCAAGAACAAGGCCCTGATCCACATCGCCGAGATCGACCACGACCTGGCGCTCGACGGCCCGTTCAGCGAGGTCGAGGCGGGCGACGGCACCGGTTCCAGGTCCGAGTTCGTCCTGATCCCGATGGGTGTCGACTACCTGATCCGGGCCCTGTACGCCCCGGACGAGGAAGAGGTCTGCGTCGGCGTCCGGCTCCTCGCCGACGCGTCGGCGAAGCTTGTCGCGACCGAGTGCGCGACCGGCGTCGGCACCCTGTTCGAGCTGATCCCGACCAAACTGAAGGACGACAAGAACCGTCCCCGCTTCCACCTCTACAACGATGCGTACGGCTTCGTGCAGTGGGACCAGGACGCCAACGAGGGAACCGGCGGCTTCTTCGTCGAACAGGTCGGTGACGCCCCACCGCTGACCACGTTCAGCCTCGTGGACCGCGGCCCCCTGCCCTCCCCCGCCCCCAGCTGA
- a CDS encoding LacI family DNA-binding transcriptional regulator — translation MSITRGRAVTISDVATAAGVSRAAVSKVIRNAYGVSPGMRRRVEAAIEELGYRPSVAARALRGSSYRLGLEIPYVSARFMSQIVEGATRAVADTPYQVVLAPADGPEYSTLESLADGLVDGIIAVSPRVDPPWLEELARRVPIVMLGRHDDPQGYDTVVGDDAAGAGAVMEHLFALGHRRIAHLTEPEAVNVATPVTPHVVRVAEYRARMAAAGLEPIIEVARWEDGDTGVREATARLLARPSPPTAIFAGHDDIALIVLAGVAAAGRLGEVSVAGYDNTDIAQHPLIDLTSVDQQGAEMGAQAATMLLERLRGRTERRQHMVSTRLQVRGSTRPPLP, via the coding sequence ATGTCGATCACGAGGGGCCGGGCGGTCACGATCAGTGACGTGGCCACCGCCGCGGGCGTGTCCCGCGCCGCGGTGTCGAAGGTGATCCGCAACGCGTACGGGGTGAGCCCCGGCATGCGCCGGCGCGTCGAAGCCGCCATCGAGGAACTCGGCTACCGGCCCAGCGTCGCCGCCCGGGCCCTGCGCGGGTCCAGTTACCGGCTCGGGCTGGAGATCCCCTACGTCAGCGCGCGGTTCATGAGCCAGATCGTCGAAGGCGCCACCCGGGCCGTCGCCGACACGCCCTACCAGGTGGTGCTCGCGCCCGCGGACGGGCCCGAGTACAGCACCCTCGAGTCGCTCGCCGACGGGCTCGTCGACGGCATCATCGCCGTGTCGCCCCGGGTCGACCCGCCCTGGCTGGAGGAACTCGCCCGGCGGGTGCCGATCGTGATGCTCGGCCGGCACGACGACCCGCAGGGGTACGACACGGTCGTCGGCGACGACGCGGCGGGTGCCGGAGCGGTGATGGAGCATCTGTTCGCCCTAGGGCACCGGCGGATCGCGCATCTCACCGAACCGGAGGCGGTCAACGTGGCCACACCGGTCACGCCGCACGTGGTCCGGGTCGCCGAGTACCGGGCACGGATGGCCGCGGCCGGGCTCGAACCGATCATCGAGGTGGCCCGCTGGGAGGACGGCGACACCGGGGTTCGGGAGGCGACCGCCCGGCTGCTCGCCCGGCCGTCACCGCCCACCGCGATCTTCGCCGGGCACGACGACATCGCGCTGATCGTGCTGGCCGGGGTCGCGGCGGCGGGACGGCTCGGTGAGGTGTCGGTCGCCGGGTACGACAACACCGACATCGCCCAGCATCCGCTGATCGACCTGACCTCGGTCGATCAGCAGGGCGCCGAGATGGGCGCGCAGGCGGCGACCATGCTGCTGGAACGCCTCCGGGGCCGGACCGAGCGCCGCCAGCACATGGTCTCCACGCGCCTCCAGGTCCGCGGCTCCACCCGCCCGCCTCTCCCCTGA
- a CDS encoding ABC transporter substrate-binding protein, whose product MRLGAAVLLAGALCLSACSAGSLGSSDDAAGGKTQITFLTNNDPANVKVAEAVIAAFEARNTDVDVKLDTRPQGSEGDNLVKTRLSTGDMADVFEYNSGSLLQAIAPSTNLTPITGESWVGDLDETFKKVVSSGTEVYGSPWQTISGGGILYNKPLYAKLGLQPPKTWADFMNNNAKIKAAGTAPVAQTYSETWTSQILVLADMHNVSAADPGFADKYTNNQAKYATTPAALAGFQHLEELKKAGYWNDDYASAKYNEGLAAVANGTAAHYPMITFAVTAIDTAAPGKTNDVGFFALPGTDASKNGVTLWEPSGIYIPKSTEGDKLTAAKKFQAFLASPDGCAAQASATSLGGPFAVKTCKLPDDVATAVKDLSVYVDAGAASPALEFLSPIKGPALEQITVEVGSGIRPAADGAKLYDEDVKKQAQQLGLQGW is encoded by the coding sequence ATGAGGCTCGGTGCGGCGGTACTGCTTGCGGGCGCCCTTTGCCTGTCGGCCTGCAGCGCCGGATCCCTGGGGTCCAGCGACGATGCTGCGGGCGGTAAGACCCAGATCACCTTCCTGACCAACAACGACCCGGCCAACGTGAAGGTGGCCGAAGCCGTCATCGCCGCGTTCGAGGCCAGGAACACCGACGTCGACGTCAAGCTCGACACCCGGCCGCAGGGCAGTGAGGGCGACAACCTGGTCAAGACCCGGCTCTCCACCGGCGACATGGCCGACGTCTTCGAGTACAACTCCGGCTCGCTGCTGCAGGCCATCGCCCCGTCGACGAACCTGACCCCGATCACCGGCGAATCCTGGGTCGGCGACCTGGACGAGACGTTCAAGAAGGTCGTCTCCAGCGGCACCGAGGTCTACGGCTCGCCGTGGCAGACCATCTCCGGCGGCGGCATCCTCTACAACAAGCCGCTCTACGCCAAGCTCGGCCTCCAGCCGCCCAAGACCTGGGCGGACTTCATGAACAACAACGCCAAGATCAAAGCTGCCGGTACGGCGCCCGTCGCCCAGACCTACAGCGAGACCTGGACGTCGCAGATCCTGGTGCTCGCCGACATGCACAACGTCTCGGCCGCCGATCCCGGCTTTGCCGACAAGTACACGAACAACCAGGCCAAGTACGCGACGACGCCCGCCGCCCTGGCCGGTTTCCAGCACCTGGAGGAGCTGAAGAAGGCCGGCTACTGGAACGACGACTACGCCTCGGCGAAGTACAACGAGGGCCTGGCCGCCGTGGCCAACGGCACCGCCGCGCACTACCCGATGATCACGTTCGCGGTCACCGCCATCGACACCGCGGCCCCCGGCAAGACGAACGACGTCGGCTTCTTCGCGCTGCCTGGCACCGACGCGAGCAAGAACGGCGTGACCCTGTGGGAGCCGTCCGGCATCTACATCCCGAAGAGCACCGAGGGTGACAAGCTCACCGCGGCCAAGAAGTTCCAGGCGTTCCTGGCCTCCCCGGACGGCTGTGCGGCCCAGGCGAGCGCCACGTCGCTGGGCGGCCCGTTCGCGGTGAAGACCTGCAAACTGCCGGACGACGTGGCCACCGCGGTCAAGGACCTGAGCGTGTACGTGGACGCCGGCGCCGCCAGCCCCGCGCTGGAGTTCCTCTCCCCGATCAAGGGCCCGGCCCTGGAGCAGATCACCGTCGAGGTCGGCTCCGGCATCCGCCCGGCCGCCGACGGCGCGAAGCTCTACGACGAGGACGTGAAGAAGCAGGCGCAGCAGCTCGGACTCCAGGGCTGGTGA
- a CDS encoding carbohydrate ABC transporter permease, which translates to MTTVTDAVTEAPATTVPEPARRKSPYPYWFILPGGVIFAVFFLVPSVMAFWFSLTRWTLFDQEFIGLDNYVQFFREPALASGLWHTLIYAVTTSGLKVVLGMALAVLLTGPILGRGFMRSVAFFPVLVSTIGVGLTFQILMHPTRGVINQALDLVGITGPAWLVDPDWALLSVAFVDVWQGVGLATVIYMAGILSIPGEYFEAAKMDGAGAWHRFRNITLPLAKPATVSVILLSLIGGLRKFDLIWAMTKGGPGFTSDVMASVIYKQYQAGFYGLSTAGNVVLFLLVILIALPLFWFFNRKEDA; encoded by the coding sequence ATGACGACAGTCACCGACGCGGTGACGGAGGCTCCGGCGACCACGGTCCCGGAGCCGGCCCGCCGCAAGAGTCCGTATCCGTACTGGTTCATCCTCCCGGGCGGTGTCATCTTCGCCGTCTTCTTCCTGGTGCCGTCGGTGATGGCGTTCTGGTTCAGCCTCACCCGCTGGACCCTGTTCGACCAGGAGTTCATCGGCCTCGACAACTACGTGCAGTTCTTCCGGGAACCGGCGCTGGCGTCCGGGCTGTGGCACACGCTGATCTACGCGGTGACCACCTCCGGCCTGAAGGTGGTCCTCGGGATGGCGCTGGCCGTACTGCTGACCGGTCCGATCCTGGGCCGCGGGTTCATGCGGTCGGTGGCGTTCTTCCCGGTGCTGGTCAGCACGATCGGTGTCGGCCTGACCTTCCAGATCCTGATGCACCCGACCCGCGGGGTGATCAACCAGGCGCTCGATCTGGTCGGGATCACCGGCCCGGCCTGGCTGGTCGACCCGGACTGGGCGCTGCTGTCGGTCGCGTTCGTCGACGTCTGGCAGGGTGTCGGCCTGGCCACGGTGATCTACATGGCCGGCATCCTGTCGATCCCCGGCGAGTATTTCGAGGCGGCCAAGATGGACGGTGCGGGCGCCTGGCACCGGTTCCGCAACATCACCCTGCCGCTGGCCAAACCGGCGACCGTGTCGGTGATCCTGCTGTCGCTGATCGGCGGGCTGCGCAAGTTCGACCTGATCTGGGCGATGACCAAGGGCGGCCCGGGCTTCACCTCGGACGTGATGGCCTCGGTGATCTACAAGCAGTACCAGGCCGGCTTCTACGGGCTCTCCACGGCCGGGAACGTCGTGCTGTTCCTGCTGGTGATCCTGATCGCGCTGCCGCTGTTCTGGTTCTTCAACCGGAAGGAGGACGCGTGA
- a CDS encoding carbohydrate ABC transporter permease: protein MSTRTRPNYPLSGLAIVLFGVVFLVPFGFILLTAGKTAQESALLDFSWPTEWAFVANLQAVVEARDYLLIIAFINSTILTVASVTVVVILAAMAGFVLQRRKSRVTKVANLVILSGLVLPPAVVPTIWVLQKIGLFKTMPGLILVEIAYAMAFCVLLFQAFIAGIPKEMDEAATIDGAGPVSLFFRVVFPLLRPIIVTVVVVQTVFIWNDFTSPLYFLPGDENATVQLTLFNFQGQYASSYNLLFMDILLVTVPPLIMFMIFQRQIVSGMVAGSVKG from the coding sequence GTGAGCACCCGCACCCGGCCCAACTATCCGCTCAGCGGCCTGGCGATCGTCCTGTTCGGTGTCGTGTTCCTGGTCCCGTTCGGGTTCATCCTGCTCACCGCGGGCAAGACCGCGCAGGAGTCGGCGCTGCTGGACTTCTCGTGGCCCACCGAGTGGGCGTTCGTGGCGAACCTGCAGGCGGTCGTCGAGGCCCGCGACTACCTGCTGATCATCGCGTTCATCAACAGCACCATCCTCACCGTCGCCAGTGTCACCGTGGTGGTGATCCTGGCCGCGATGGCCGGGTTCGTCCTGCAACGACGCAAGAGCCGGGTCACCAAGGTCGCGAACCTGGTCATCCTGTCCGGGCTCGTCCTGCCGCCGGCCGTGGTCCCGACCATCTGGGTGCTGCAGAAGATCGGCCTGTTCAAGACGATGCCCGGCCTGATCCTGGTCGAGATCGCGTACGCCATGGCCTTCTGTGTCCTGCTCTTCCAGGCGTTCATCGCGGGCATTCCGAAGGAGATGGACGAGGCCGCGACCATCGACGGCGCCGGGCCGGTGAGCCTGTTCTTCCGGGTCGTGTTCCCTCTGCTGCGGCCGATCATCGTGACCGTCGTGGTGGTGCAGACGGTGTTCATCTGGAACGACTTCACCAGCCCGCTCTACTTCCTGCCCGGTGACGAGAACGCCACCGTGCAACTGACCCTCTTCAACTTCCAGGGTCAGTACGCCAGCTCCTACAACCTCCTGTTCATGGACATCCTGCTGGTCACGGTCCCGCCGCTGATCATGTTCATGATCTTCCAGCGCCAGATCGTGTCCGGCATGGTTGCCGGCTCGGTGAAAGGTTGA
- a CDS encoding alpha-L-rhamnosidase: MQGRMITSVTELGSAPLFRTEITLDDGHGPVTAASLRISSLGVHEARIDGQPVGDDVLSPGWSSYEHRLRYLTHDVTALLSSRSVLTVLVGNGWHRGRLGFMGGRAFYGDRLGVIADLEITFADGHRQSVVTDETWTVGGSDVLADDLYDGQTIDARRRSAKWHLAGGEPEWFLPVKALDFDKRVLTPYLSPPVTRQDVVAPVNAWLSPTGRILIDFGQNLVGWVRFTATGPAGSEIRIRHAEVLEHGELGARPLRDAQATDRFILSGAEDLFEPTMTFHGFRYAEITGLSLEEARRVEAVVVHTDLRRTGTFACSDDLLNQLHSNVVWSTKGNFLDLPTDCPQRNERLGWTGDIAVFAPSAAYLFDTGPFLADWLADLAAEQRAADGLVPFVIPDVLKFLPDVPEFPTPDSTAFWSDAAVWVPWTLWRAYGDRAILANQYDSMTAHVRRVETLLSPAGVWDTTFQFGDWLDPDAPPDNPAKAKADPGVVATAAFHRSASITAETAALLGRDADAAEFGALAARIRAAFNEQYVSADGTIVSDCTTVYTLAVVFGLVDDEAEAGRRLARLVADSGHHISTGFAGTPYILDALTRTGHLDVAYRLLLERGCPSWLYPVTMGATTIWERWDSMLPDGSINPGEMTSFNHYALGAVADWMHRVIGGIVPLEPGYSRVLIAPRPGGGLTWARAGLDTPHGRIEVSWRLVDGEPAVDVSLPAGVTGVLSLPGKEDMELTG; the protein is encoded by the coding sequence ATGCAAGGTCGGATGATCACCTCGGTGACCGAGCTGGGCAGCGCGCCGCTGTTCCGCACCGAGATCACCCTCGACGACGGGCACGGCCCGGTGACCGCGGCGAGCTTGCGGATCAGCAGCCTCGGTGTGCACGAGGCCCGGATCGACGGGCAGCCGGTCGGCGACGACGTGCTGAGTCCCGGCTGGAGCTCCTACGAGCACCGGCTGCGTTACCTCACCCACGACGTCACCGCCCTGCTGAGCAGCCGGAGTGTGCTCACCGTGCTGGTCGGCAACGGCTGGCACCGAGGACGGCTCGGGTTCATGGGCGGGCGCGCGTTCTACGGCGACCGGCTCGGGGTCATCGCCGACCTGGAGATCACGTTCGCGGACGGGCACCGGCAGAGCGTCGTCACCGACGAGACGTGGACGGTCGGCGGCTCGGACGTGCTCGCCGACGACCTCTACGACGGGCAGACCATCGACGCCCGGCGGCGTTCGGCCAAATGGCACCTGGCCGGGGGCGAGCCCGAGTGGTTCCTGCCGGTCAAGGCCCTCGACTTCGACAAGCGCGTGCTCACCCCGTACCTCAGCCCTCCGGTGACCAGGCAGGACGTCGTGGCGCCGGTGAACGCCTGGCTGTCACCGACCGGGCGGATCTTGATCGATTTCGGTCAGAACCTGGTCGGCTGGGTCCGTTTCACCGCGACCGGGCCGGCCGGATCGGAGATCCGGATCCGGCACGCCGAGGTCCTCGAACACGGCGAGCTGGGCGCGCGGCCGCTGCGCGACGCGCAGGCCACCGACCGATTCATCCTCAGCGGCGCGGAGGACCTCTTCGAGCCGACCATGACGTTCCACGGCTTCCGGTACGCGGAGATCACCGGCCTGTCCCTCGAAGAGGCACGGCGGGTCGAAGCCGTTGTCGTGCACACCGACCTGCGGCGCACCGGCACCTTCGCATGCTCCGACGACCTGCTCAACCAGTTGCACAGCAACGTCGTGTGGAGTACCAAGGGCAACTTCCTGGACCTGCCGACCGACTGCCCGCAGCGCAACGAACGCCTCGGCTGGACCGGTGACATCGCGGTGTTCGCGCCGTCGGCCGCCTACCTGTTCGACACCGGCCCGTTCCTGGCCGACTGGCTGGCCGACCTGGCCGCCGAGCAGCGGGCCGCCGACGGCCTCGTCCCGTTCGTCATCCCGGACGTGCTGAAATTCCTGCCCGACGTGCCGGAGTTCCCGACCCCGGACAGCACCGCCTTCTGGTCCGACGCCGCGGTCTGGGTGCCGTGGACACTGTGGCGGGCCTACGGCGACCGGGCGATCCTGGCGAACCAGTACGACTCGATGACCGCACACGTGCGCCGGGTCGAGACGCTGCTCTCGCCTGCCGGGGTATGGGACACGACGTTCCAGTTCGGTGACTGGCTCGACCCGGACGCGCCGCCGGACAATCCGGCCAAGGCGAAGGCCGACCCGGGCGTGGTCGCGACCGCCGCCTTCCACCGGTCGGCCTCGATCACCGCGGAGACCGCCGCGTTGCTCGGCCGGGACGCCGACGCGGCGGAATTCGGTGCGCTGGCCGCGCGGATCCGGGCGGCGTTCAACGAGCAGTACGTGTCAGCCGACGGCACGATCGTCTCCGACTGCACCACCGTCTACACGCTGGCGGTGGTGTTCGGGCTGGTCGACGACGAGGCGGAGGCCGGGCGGCGGCTGGCCCGGCTGGTGGCGGACAGCGGGCACCACATCTCGACCGGGTTCGCCGGTACGCCGTACATCCTCGATGCTCTGACCCGGACCGGACATCTCGATGTCGCCTACCGCCTGCTTCTGGAACGTGGATGCCCGTCCTGGCTCTATCCGGTGACGATGGGCGCGACCACGATCTGGGAACGCTGGGACTCGATGCTGCCCGACGGCTCGATCAACCCGGGCGAGATGACCAGCTTCAACCACTACGCGCTCGGTGCGGTCGCCGACTGGATGCACCGGGTGATCGGCGGCATCGTCCCGCTCGAGCCCGGCTACTCGCGGGTGCTGATCGCGCCCCGCCCCGGCGGCGGGCTGACCTGGGCCCGTGCGGGTCTGGACACCCCGCACGGCCGGATCGAAGTGTCCTGGCGCCTGGTCGACGGGGAACCCGCCGTCGACGTCTCCCTGCCCGCTGGAGTGACCGGGGTGTTGTCGTTGCCCGGGAAGGAGGACATGGAACTGACCGGCTGA
- a CDS encoding SRPBCC family protein, whose product MEYGSIEREIYIEAAPEVVFQVVSDPGHVKRWWPDDAEYDVVPGATGRIVFGDCAHGGTAEQLTVVDVRPPKTFSFRWTHPAGEIAAAANSLLVTFDLTPKGDGTLLRMTESGFRERGWNDAVVEQCHREHVTGWDFFLPRLEAYAATLRPSVDAGS is encoded by the coding sequence ATGGAGTACGGAAGCATCGAGCGCGAGATCTACATCGAGGCGGCTCCGGAGGTCGTGTTCCAGGTGGTGAGCGACCCCGGCCACGTGAAGCGGTGGTGGCCCGACGACGCGGAGTACGACGTGGTGCCCGGAGCGACCGGCCGGATCGTCTTCGGCGACTGCGCCCACGGCGGCACCGCCGAGCAGCTCACCGTCGTCGACGTGCGGCCGCCGAAGACGTTCTCGTTCCGGTGGACGCACCCGGCCGGGGAGATCGCGGCGGCGGCCAACTCACTGCTGGTCACCTTCGACCTCACCCCGAAGGGTGACGGCACACTGCTGCGGATGACCGAGTCCGGGTTCCGGGAGCGGGGCTGGAACGATGCCGTCGTCGAGCAGTGTCACCGGGAGCACGTCACCGGGTGGGACTTCTTCCTGCCCCGCCTGGAGGCCTACGCGGCCACCCTGCGGCCCTCGGTGGACGCCGGATCATGA
- a CDS encoding ArsR/SmtB family transcription factor produces MIVDDDLWSAIGDPTRRRMLDLLLTDGGGTATTLGHRLSVTRQGVAKHLVVLERAGLVHGAPAGRERRYRVDDAQLARAVAQLSSVGAAWDARLQRIKRIAEAIAREPGAD; encoded by the coding sequence ATGATCGTCGACGACGATCTCTGGTCGGCGATCGGTGACCCGACCCGCCGCCGGATGCTCGACCTGCTGCTGACCGACGGCGGTGGCACCGCCACCACGCTCGGTCACCGGCTGTCGGTCACCCGGCAGGGTGTCGCCAAGCACCTGGTCGTCCTGGAACGGGCCGGTCTCGTGCACGGCGCCCCGGCCGGTCGGGAGCGGCGCTACCGGGTCGACGACGCCCAATTGGCCCGCGCGGTGGCCCAGCTGTCGTCGGTCGGCGCCGCCTGGGACGCCCGCCTGCAGCGCATCAAGCGCATCGCCGAGGCGATCGCGCGCGAGCCGGGCGCCGACTAG